From one Tetragenococcus osmophilus genomic stretch:
- a CDS encoding branched-chain amino acid ABC transporter permease has product MEAFIQQLINGLSVGSVYALIALGYTMVYGIIKLINFAHGDIYMIGAFVSYFMFLNLKLNIFVTLALTMFVTAFLGVVIEKVAYKPLRNSPRITALITAIAMSYLLQNIMIYVVGPEARSFPQIVQNKTYTLGNISINQMEIWLLGTSLVLMVLLQLIVQKTKMGKAMRAVSIDAKAAELMGINPNTIISFTFLLGSALAGAGGLLVGMYYNTIDPMMGATPGLKAFVAAVFGGIGVIPGAMVGGLLIGIIEVMISAYGNSMIRDAVVYLILILILLIRPSGLLGKSNKEKV; this is encoded by the coding sequence ATGGAAGCTTTTATCCAGCAATTAATCAATGGCCTTTCCGTAGGCAGCGTGTATGCTTTGATTGCATTAGGGTACACGATGGTTTATGGGATCATAAAATTAATTAATTTTGCCCACGGAGATATTTATATGATCGGGGCATTCGTAAGTTATTTTATGTTTTTAAATTTAAAATTGAACATATTTGTGACACTAGCATTAACGATGTTTGTTACAGCGTTTTTAGGTGTAGTCATTGAAAAAGTTGCTTACAAGCCATTAAGAAACTCACCGCGTATTACCGCACTTATTACAGCGATTGCAATGTCTTATTTACTACAAAATATTATGATCTATGTTGTGGGGCCAGAAGCAAGGTCTTTTCCGCAAATTGTTCAAAACAAAACCTATACTTTGGGAAATATTAGTATTAACCAAATGGAGATCTGGCTATTAGGGACTTCTCTTGTTCTTATGGTTTTGCTGCAGTTAATTGTCCAAAAAACGAAAATGGGAAAAGCCATGCGTGCGGTAAGTATCGACGCTAAAGCCGCCGAATTGATGGGCATTAATCCAAATACAATTATTAGTTTTACTTTCTTACTAGGTTCTGCTTTAGCTGGAGCGGGCGGTTTGTTAGTTGGAATGTATTACAATACCATTGATCCAATGATGGGAGCAACTCCAGGACTAAAAGCTTTCGTTGCTGCTGTTTTTGGCGGAATTGGTGTTATTCCTGGAGCGATGGTCGGAGGTTTACTTATTGGTATTATTGAAGTAATGATTTCTGCCTACGGGAACTCCATGATACGTGATGCGGTTGTTTACCTTATTTTGATTTTAATTCTACTTATTCGTCCATCTGGGCTTTTGGGTAAATCGAATAAAGAGAAAGTGTAG
- a CDS encoding ABC transporter substrate-binding protein, whose product MKMKKWFFGVMSFSTLFITACSSGRGGEEGNSAEEDEAINIGSMFELTGSASAYGNTQANAVQMAADEINEDGGIDGQEINIEEYDTQSDEAEASSVATRLSTRDNAVAMIGPALTGPMQAAIPNADEAQVPLISPSATDDDVLTDEDGGVHPYAYRTGFTNSFQGGALATFANDDLDASKAVILGDNSSDYATGLTEEFTEAFDGEIVSVENFSEGQNDFNAELTNIEQTDFDVIFVPGYYEEGGPIINQAREMGIDEPILGPDGFGNDVIYDLASEENMDNIYHTSHFVLTSDDPDTQDFVSNYRENFDTDPDMFAGLAYDTVYLVKQAIEETGSTNSADINAGLENIEDFAGITGTFSFDEMHDPIKTVSIIEVQEGEEVGTSEVEPDIE is encoded by the coding sequence ATGAAAATGAAAAAATGGTTTTTTGGGGTTATGAGTTTTTCTACACTATTTATTACAGCGTGTTCTAGTGGACGTGGAGGAGAAGAAGGAAATAGCGCGGAAGAGGATGAGGCGATTAATATTGGTTCGATGTTTGAATTAACTGGCTCAGCCTCAGCATATGGGAACACGCAAGCAAATGCAGTTCAAATGGCTGCAGATGAAATTAATGAAGATGGAGGAATTGACGGGCAAGAAATCAATATCGAAGAATATGATACACAATCTGATGAAGCAGAAGCTTCTAGTGTTGCGACACGTTTGTCTACTCGTGATAACGCTGTGGCAATGATTGGGCCAGCCTTGACTGGGCCCATGCAAGCGGCTATTCCAAACGCAGATGAAGCACAAGTACCACTTATTTCTCCAAGTGCAACTGATGATGATGTATTAACAGATGAAGATGGTGGTGTGCATCCTTATGCTTATCGAACAGGATTTACCAACTCTTTTCAAGGAGGCGCGCTAGCCACTTTTGCTAACGATGATTTGGATGCTAGTAAAGCAGTCATTCTGGGGGATAATTCAAGTGATTATGCTACTGGTTTGACAGAGGAATTTACTGAAGCTTTTGATGGCGAAATTGTTTCCGTTGAGAACTTTTCTGAAGGCCAAAATGACTTTAACGCAGAATTGACAAATATTGAACAAACGGATTTCGATGTGATTTTTGTTCCAGGTTACTATGAAGAAGGTGGACCTATTATTAACCAAGCGCGTGAAATGGGGATAGATGAACCAATTTTAGGGCCAGACGGTTTCGGTAATGATGTTATCTATGATCTAGCATCCGAAGAAAATATGGATAATATTTATCATACGTCACACTTTGTCCTAACTAGTGATGATCCTGATACGCAAGATTTTGTTTCTAATTACCGTGAGAACTTCGATACGGATCCGGATATGTTTGCAGGGCTGGCTTATGACACAGTTTATCTAGTGAAACAAGCGATTGAAGAAACAGGTTCGACGAATTCAGCTGATATCAATGCTGGTCTTGAAAATATTGAAGATTTTGCTGGTATTACGGGAACTTTTTCTTTTGATGAAATGCATGACCCTATTAAAACAGTTAGTATCATAGAAGTTCAAGAAGGGGAAGAAGTAGGCACTAGCGAAGTTGAACCGGACATAGAGTAA
- a CDS encoding Rid family hydrolase gives MTDVKFTNQQPEDDYAQAVRMDDRVEIAGQGGWDSDFNFPDDLRAEIRQAFENIASVLAEMDSSWEHVVHVNSYHVGLAGHQDEMNETMGALFREYMPHHKPVWTNVGVTALGHSRMRVEIRVTAID, from the coding sequence ATGACAGATGTAAAATTTACGAACCAACAACCAGAGGATGATTACGCCCAAGCAGTACGTATGGATGATCGTGTAGAAATTGCGGGTCAAGGTGGATGGGATAGCGACTTTAACTTCCCGGATGACTTAAGAGCTGAAATTAGACAAGCATTTGAAAATATAGCCAGTGTACTAGCTGAAATGGATTCTAGTTGGGAACATGTAGTTCATGTAAATTCTTATCATGTAGGCCTTGCTGGGCATCAAGACGAAATGAATGAAACGATGGGTGCCTTATTTAGAGAATATATGCCTCATCATAAACCTGTTTGGACAAATGTGGGCGTGACTGCGTTAGGTCATTCAAGAATGAGAGTAGAAATCCGAGTCACAGCGATTGATTAA
- a CDS encoding TrkH family potassium uptake protein yields the protein MKKTHLTIFQTISLGFASLILSGAGVLMLPISSRGGEITPFIDSLFTATSAVCVTGLTTLTTSEHWTFFGQAVILLLIEIGGLGFMSIPVFFFVLSKRKISLSTRMVLQESINSDRLSGEVRSILNIIKIATAIQTLGVILLAIRFVPLFGWKKGLWYSLFHAVSSFCNAGFDLFGNSLIGFQNDPWVLTVIGCLIIAGGLGFFVWSDLLLLRFKRKQHLSLHSKIALWMTASLLIIGTLSFFITEYNNLEFSTGTFDKRIFNTIFMAVTPRTAGFYSTDYFSMTHAGLMMTMILMFIGGTSGSTAGGLKTTTFGVLLIKIHSTFKGRSQAEFRGRMIKEGTVTRAFILFFLFLSTVILSTMILSVTEVVPDVNGLGLEYIVFEVISAIGTVGLTMGLTPDLTFIGKVIILLLMFIGRVGVMTVFFSLIVRANQREAKFKYPEETVIIG from the coding sequence ATGAAAAAGACTCACCTAACTATTTTTCAAACAATTTCTTTAGGGTTTGCGAGTTTGATTTTAAGTGGAGCTGGAGTTTTAATGCTCCCCATTTCGTCTAGAGGTGGTGAAATTACGCCTTTCATAGATTCACTTTTTACAGCGACTTCAGCTGTTTGTGTTACTGGTCTAACAACGCTAACAACTAGTGAGCATTGGACATTTTTTGGCCAAGCAGTCATCTTATTGTTAATTGAAATTGGTGGGCTTGGTTTTATGTCGATTCCGGTGTTCTTTTTTGTCCTTTCCAAAAGAAAAATTAGCTTAAGCACGCGCATGGTTTTGCAAGAGTCAATAAATTCTGATCGCTTGTCAGGAGAAGTACGATCCATACTAAATATAATAAAAATCGCAACTGCCATACAAACCTTAGGAGTTATTTTATTAGCTATACGTTTTGTTCCTTTGTTTGGTTGGAAAAAGGGGCTATGGTATAGTCTCTTTCATGCTGTTTCAAGTTTCTGTAACGCCGGTTTTGATTTGTTTGGGAATAGTCTTATAGGTTTTCAAAATGACCCTTGGGTGTTAACGGTCATCGGTTGTTTAATTATTGCCGGAGGACTTGGATTTTTTGTTTGGAGTGATCTCCTGTTATTAAGATTTAAAAGAAAGCAACATTTGAGTTTGCATAGTAAAATTGCTTTATGGATGACGGCTTCATTATTAATAATAGGAACATTAAGTTTTTTTATCACAGAATATAATAATCTTGAGTTTAGTACAGGTACCTTTGATAAGCGCATTTTTAATACGATTTTTATGGCTGTTACCCCGCGTACTGCTGGATTTTATTCAACGGATTACTTTTCAATGACACATGCCGGTCTTATGATGACCATGATCTTGATGTTTATTGGTGGTACTTCTGGTTCAACAGCTGGAGGACTTAAGACAACAACTTTTGGTGTACTGCTAATTAAAATTCATAGTACGTTTAAAGGACGTAGTCAGGCTGAATTTAGAGGCCGGATGATTAAAGAAGGGACTGTGACTCGTGCTTTTATCTTGTTTTTCTTATTTTTGTCTACTGTTATTTTAAGTACGATGATTCTTTCTGTTACTGAAGTGGTCCCAGATGTTAATGGACTAGGTTTAGAATATATCGTATTTGAAGTCATTTCAGCGATTGGAACTGTAGGGCTTACGATGGGACTGACGCCAGATTTAACTTTCATCGGAAAAGTAATTATTTTATTGTTGATGTTTATAGGCAGAGTAGGAGTTATGACAGTCTTTTTCTCTCTTATTGTACGTGCCAATCAAAGAGAAGCGAAATTTAAATACCCAGAAGAAACTGTGATTATTGGGTAG
- a CDS encoding OsmC family protein, with protein sequence MAIETTKAEVTLESGVRVSCKSRGFEITLDEPKSSGGTNEGMNPVEAMLNSLGACLTIVAKTFARAKKINLKSFKVDLEGELDPDGYMGKNPNAKKGFSKIKTTFYVEADNTEEEIKDFIDFVNHTCPVHDTIVNTPAFETEIVTK encoded by the coding sequence ATGGCGATTGAAACAACAAAAGCAGAAGTAACGTTGGAAAGCGGCGTGAGAGTATCCTGTAAATCCAGAGGTTTTGAAATCACTTTAGATGAACCTAAGTCCAGTGGCGGTACTAATGAAGGGATGAACCCAGTAGAAGCAATGTTAAATTCTTTAGGAGCATGTTTAACAATTGTGGCAAAGACTTTTGCAAGAGCTAAAAAGATCAACCTGAAATCATTTAAAGTTGATTTAGAAGGTGAGCTAGATCCGGATGGTTATATGGGGAAAAATCCGAACGCTAAAAAGGGGTTTTCAAAAATCAAGACGACTTTTTACGTTGAAGCTGATAATACAGAAGAAGAGATTAAAGATTTCATCGATTTTGTTAATCATACCTGCCCAGTTCATGACACGATTGTAAATACACCAGCGTTCGAAACAGAAATTGTTACTAAATAA
- a CDS encoding addiction module antitoxin, which yields MIIQERKLRKVGNSVVVALSKDLLESIGVKETDTVYVDEDKLKEIIVKKEEKDEHQKGLEMAMAKSVQKHDKLYKSLVTK from the coding sequence ATGATAATTCAAGAAAGAAAGTTAAGAAAAGTTGGAAATTCAGTTGTAGTTGCTTTATCCAAAGATTTATTAGAAAGTATTGGAGTAAAGGAAACTGATACAGTCTATGTTGATGAAGATAAATTAAAAGAGATTATTGTTAAGAAAGAAGAAAAAGATGAACATCAAAAAGGATTAGAAATGGCTATGGCTAAATCTGTGCAAAAGCATGATAAGCTATATAAGTCTTTAGTAACGAAATGA
- a CDS encoding type II toxin-antitoxin system Phd/YefM family antitoxin: MGQKSMNPSLARKNFYRLLKEVNEDHRAVEIIDEQNENNAVLVSLEYWRSIQETLYLEETGVLNQIREREQGPSEFIDVNNIEWQEL; this comes from the coding sequence ATGGGGCAAAAATCAATGAATCCTAGCTTAGCGCGTAAAAATTTTTACCGTTTATTAAAGGAAGTTAACGAGGACCATAGAGCAGTCGAAATTATAGACGAACAAAATGAAAATAATGCTGTCCTGGTCAGTTTAGAATATTGGCGTTCGATCCAAGAAACTTTGTATTTAGAAGAAACCGGTGTCTTAAATCAAATTCGGGAACGAGAGCAAGGGCCTAGCGAATTTATTGATGTCAATAATATCGAGTGGCAGGAACTATAA
- the mazE gene encoding type II toxin-antitoxin system PemI/MazE family antitoxin → MITLAKKFNVSEGQEFYIMQEKDGTISLIPKVEDYFADVKKGEFIDDEDRLAQEFIINYFRFY, encoded by the coding sequence ATGATCACATTGGCAAAAAAATTTAATGTGTCTGAAGGACAAGAATTTTATATCATGCAAGAAAAAGATGGAACAATTTCACTTATTCCTAAAGTCGAGGATTACTTTGCTGATGTAAAAAAGGGTGAATTTATTGATGACGAAGATAGATTGGCTCAAGAATTTATCATTAATTACTTTAGATTTTATTGA